In Leptospira saintgironsiae, one genomic interval encodes:
- a CDS encoding ATP-binding protein has protein sequence MDFSPEKILYYSVDLDELSKIRGVVREFLGEDCSDIVKGRIVFCLDEAMTNVIEHGFTEPDSSKIELRMKKNKGSWKFSILDQGVPFDPTKEKSETWKELYDSGADGGFGLRSIKKIMVVRYQRLKNPPRNKLTLIHTR, from the coding sequence ATGGATTTCTCTCCGGAAAAAATCCTATATTACTCCGTCGATCTGGACGAACTTTCTAAAATTCGAGGAGTGGTCCGCGAATTTTTAGGAGAAGACTGTTCTGATATAGTCAAGGGCCGGATTGTATTCTGCCTAGATGAAGCTATGACTAACGTAATAGAGCATGGATTTACGGAGCCTGACTCATCTAAGATTGAATTAAGAATGAAAAAGAATAAGGGAAGCTGGAAGTTTTCTATCCTGGACCAAGGCGTCCCTTTCGATCCTACTAAAGAAAAAAGCGAAACCTGGAAGGAATTATACGATAGCGGTGCTGATGGAGGTTTCGGATTACGTTCCATTAAAAAGATAATGGTCGTACGTTACCAACGCCTCAAAAATCCTCCGCGCAATAAACTCACTTTGATCCATACGAGATAA
- a CDS encoding PP2C family protein-serine/threonine phosphatase produces MIKNKILRAVLPGIRAKLSFFTAALVISILGFTSIIHYSQQTKALEEKLESELKAPLEYVNSVVLDLENLSRSMILIEEFKVRVKEKKKQLSKFKRTVVQKEGGLFGALKAFGQSIGLNVKRGNVYKSVDTYFTRYLSEKEIQEFESKVRNELRKENGAPIDAPVYERIRAIAERTALARISAETSKTRIEEITEEVKFLDTELAKADLDPKKKKTYLSDKDKLEKERKLAEKAIPDGEKKAASGETALTKALQNFFRGSFKDRISSLGLLPDKIRILAYDRVGKETLDTGLLFSQSSETGKKLLVQSDFTESRKGLFGDTDVLEVIQNKSEPESYEVGGRQYEVVYRPVFRNPSTAERSRSMAEEIAENPKDWAKYLEEDRKISTEIAEISQRLKARMSELRKDGKAKPSSDKEFKNLALAYRQMLKKRDTKLEQLQPYGSVFEKNEKKWDDDHKSLKDKIASTSKEILEWEKLLKFPPKEGENKVSPEEIQEKIRVLESQEEEYKDSLIRLESTKGDWGNSYERKAEDAFFGLREAALEDFTFIPFKTGPAGIRRYYKDENERKSVKIKWKLLREWILSGNSETELPKTPRGIAWDSGILVRSRSEAEEVMWALDSTPLVAPGEEEGKGLVYDLLRKDLLGYNIILIDRTEGVRQMKSNREEMIRYTGIIGTIAILLAYGLAWFVVRRIRIISKNAESIGDGNLNVEFPPAGYDEIGILSESLNDMVHGLKEREEMKGELLAAEEIQKRLLPEKLPSSLNDYVEFGAFYKAMTGVGGDYYDFIELGGGKIAICIGDVSNHGVGPAIVMALFRAQIQAILRKGERDLKKILLEANAYQYQDTPDHIFITFFLAIFDSNTSRLEYISAGHVKPLFFDASDGKIKELPAGGLPIGMDENSFFETTIERRVLTLDSGDIFFEYTDGLDEARSPNSEMYTRERLAKLLHANGEKRPEELIKTIVTDVESHTQQDLSATGFSNLSDDIAMIAIRKR; encoded by the coding sequence ATGATTAAAAACAAAATCCTTAGAGCGGTTCTGCCAGGTATTCGGGCAAAACTTTCCTTTTTCACGGCCGCATTGGTCATCTCTATATTAGGTTTTACTTCTATAATCCATTATTCCCAACAGACAAAGGCTTTGGAAGAGAAGCTTGAGTCAGAGTTAAAGGCACCTTTGGAATATGTGAACTCTGTCGTTTTGGATCTAGAAAACCTGAGCAGAAGTATGATCCTGATCGAAGAATTCAAGGTCAGGGTAAAAGAGAAGAAAAAACAGCTCAGTAAGTTCAAAAGGACAGTTGTCCAGAAGGAAGGTGGGCTTTTCGGTGCATTAAAGGCATTCGGTCAATCCATTGGTCTGAACGTTAAAAGAGGGAATGTTTATAAATCTGTAGATACTTATTTTACAAGATACCTTTCCGAAAAAGAAATCCAAGAGTTTGAATCGAAAGTCCGTAACGAATTAAGAAAAGAGAATGGAGCACCGATTGACGCTCCTGTTTACGAAAGGATCCGAGCGATTGCGGAAAGAACAGCACTTGCCAGGATCAGTGCAGAAACTTCTAAGACCAGAATAGAAGAGATCACGGAAGAAGTTAAGTTTTTAGATACAGAATTAGCAAAAGCGGACTTAGATCCTAAAAAGAAAAAAACGTATCTGTCGGATAAAGATAAATTGGAGAAGGAGAGAAAACTTGCTGAGAAAGCGATCCCAGATGGAGAAAAGAAGGCTGCATCAGGGGAAACTGCTTTAACAAAGGCTCTTCAGAATTTTTTCAGAGGTTCCTTTAAAGATAGAATTTCTTCTTTAGGACTTCTCCCGGATAAAATTAGAATCTTAGCTTATGATAGAGTAGGAAAGGAAACCTTAGATACAGGTTTGTTATTCTCTCAAAGTTCAGAGACCGGAAAAAAATTGCTTGTTCAGTCTGATTTTACAGAAAGTCGTAAAGGCCTTTTTGGAGATACGGATGTTTTGGAAGTTATTCAAAATAAATCTGAACCTGAAAGTTATGAAGTAGGTGGAAGACAATACGAAGTAGTGTATCGTCCTGTTTTTAGAAATCCAAGCACTGCAGAAAGATCCAGATCTATGGCAGAAGAGATCGCGGAAAATCCTAAGGATTGGGCAAAGTATCTAGAAGAAGATAGAAAAATTTCTACGGAAATCGCTGAGATATCTCAGAGACTGAAGGCCAGAATGTCGGAGCTCCGCAAAGACGGAAAAGCTAAACCTTCTTCTGATAAAGAATTCAAAAATCTGGCTTTGGCTTATAGACAGATGCTCAAAAAACGAGACACTAAGTTAGAGCAACTACAACCTTACGGTTCCGTTTTCGAGAAGAATGAAAAAAAATGGGATGATGATCATAAATCTCTAAAAGATAAGATCGCAAGTACTTCCAAGGAAATTTTAGAATGGGAGAAGTTGCTGAAATTTCCTCCTAAAGAAGGAGAGAATAAAGTTTCTCCAGAAGAGATCCAAGAGAAGATCCGAGTATTAGAGTCTCAGGAAGAAGAATATAAAGATTCTTTAATTCGCTTGGAATCTACTAAGGGTGATTGGGGGAATTCCTACGAGCGTAAGGCAGAAGACGCATTTTTCGGTTTGAGAGAAGCTGCGTTAGAAGATTTCACATTTATTCCTTTCAAAACAGGACCTGCCGGCATCAGAAGATATTATAAAGACGAAAACGAAAGAAAGTCCGTTAAGATTAAATGGAAACTTTTGAGAGAATGGATACTTTCTGGAAATTCTGAAACTGAACTTCCTAAAACTCCGAGGGGAATCGCTTGGGATTCCGGAATTCTGGTCCGAAGCAGAAGTGAGGCTGAAGAAGTAATGTGGGCCTTAGATTCTACCCCTCTTGTGGCTCCGGGCGAAGAGGAAGGCAAAGGACTTGTTTATGACCTTCTCCGCAAAGACTTATTAGGATATAATATTATTCTAATAGATAGGACCGAAGGTGTTCGTCAAATGAAGTCCAACAGGGAAGAGATGATCCGGTATACTGGGATCATTGGGACAATAGCGATCCTTTTGGCTTATGGTTTGGCTTGGTTTGTGGTCCGTAGGATCCGAATTATTAGTAAAAACGCTGAATCGATTGGAGATGGTAACTTGAATGTTGAATTTCCTCCTGCAGGCTATGACGAGATCGGTATATTAAGTGAATCATTGAACGACATGGTTCACGGTTTAAAGGAAAGAGAAGAAATGAAAGGAGAACTTCTGGCAGCAGAAGAGATCCAGAAACGACTTCTTCCCGAAAAACTACCTTCTAGTTTGAATGACTATGTTGAATTTGGTGCATTCTATAAGGCTATGACAGGAGTGGGCGGGGACTATTACGATTTTATTGAATTAGGCGGAGGAAAGATCGCGATCTGTATCGGCGATGTTTCCAACCATGGTGTTGGCCCCGCGATTGTGATGGCTCTTTTTAGAGCTCAGATCCAAGCAATTCTTCGAAAAGGTGAAAGAGATCTGAAAAAGATCTTACTCGAGGCGAATGCTTATCAGTATCAGGATACTCCAGATCATATTTTTATCACGTTCTTCTTGGCGATCTTCGATTCGAATACTTCCAGATTGGAATATATTTCCGCGGGTCACGTTAAACCTTTATTCTTCGATGCTTCCGATGGAAAGATCAAAGAACTTCCAGCTGGAGGTTTACCTATCGGTATGGATGAAAATTCTTTCTTCGAAACTACGATTGAGAGAAGAGTATTAACTTTGGACTCAGGAGATATTTTCTTTGAATATACGGACGGTTTGGACGAAGCTAGAAGTCCTAACTCGGAAATGTATACTAGAGAAAGGCTTGCGAAACTTTTGCATGCAAACGGAGAAAAGCGTCCGGAAGAATTGATCAAGACGATCGTTACGGATGTGGAATCTCATACTCAGCAAGATCTAAGTGCTACAGGATTTTCTAATCTTTCTGATGATATTGCGATGATTGCGATCCGCAAAAGATAA
- a CDS encoding STAS domain-containing protein, producing the protein MANLTFNEKVDGSKLILTVAGEIDAKTAPDLKIKLEAAVGNGIKTIICDCSALTYIASAGIGVLNSIQKFLKEKSGEIVFCSLKKEVKDTMELMYFTKKVRVFPSLNDALGGV; encoded by the coding sequence ATGGCGAACCTTACATTTAACGAAAAAGTGGACGGAAGCAAATTGATCCTCACAGTCGCAGGCGAGATTGATGCTAAAACTGCTCCGGATCTGAAAATTAAATTAGAAGCTGCAGTAGGGAACGGGATCAAAACAATTATTTGTGATTGTTCCGCTCTTACTTACATTGCTTCTGCTGGGATCGGTGTTCTAAACTCCATCCAAAAATTTTTGAAGGAAAAATCTGGCGAGATCGTATTCTGCAGCCTTAAAAAAGAAGTAAAGGATACGATGGAACTCATGTACTTCACCAAAAAGGTGAGAGTATTTCCTTCTTTGAATGATGCGTTAGGCGGAGTTTAA
- a CDS encoding alpha/beta hydrolase family protein, translated as MGYLIGKFSTFLILAVFAILALDCGKIEKGRFFNDQAYHFQTLRALNDARSDGAETGEILEAVKNIKEGDPQSWFYGWENAGNRVLERANKTEDPMSKGQAYLRAHNYLRTAEFFLDPDDEKRPSAFDKSVETFHKGLDSLGVKYEKINIPYGEHHLNAIYYPGPAGADKKPLIVFVGGFDSTLEELYFTIVRAAYERGFSVLTYEGPGQGSVLRKQNLGFTPEWEKPTKAVLDTFLASHPKPSKTVLVGMSLGGYLAPRAAAFDKRIDGVVAYDVLYDFGEVAERTVPGIVLWLEKQNYNNLIEFLVKIKSSFSPSFSWGVKNGKWTMKTANSGETLKSFRNFTLESSAEKITQDVLIFAATEDHFIPLKQVEDFKRKLTNAKSVTSVIYDRASGGAEHCQLGAQALWQADFFDWMKRFEKK; from the coding sequence ATGGGATATCTAATTGGCAAATTTAGCACTTTTTTGATTTTGGCGGTATTTGCAATTTTGGCTTTGGATTGCGGGAAAATTGAAAAGGGGCGCTTTTTTAACGACCAAGCTTATCATTTTCAAACCTTAAGGGCCTTAAACGATGCACGCAGTGATGGAGCGGAAACCGGAGAAATTCTGGAGGCAGTTAAGAATATCAAGGAAGGAGATCCTCAATCTTGGTTCTATGGATGGGAGAATGCTGGTAATCGAGTATTAGAGAGAGCGAATAAGACGGAAGATCCAATGAGTAAGGGTCAGGCATATTTAAGAGCACATAATTACTTACGCACCGCAGAATTTTTCTTAGACCCTGATGATGAAAAAAGACCGTCCGCTTTCGATAAATCCGTAGAAACTTTTCATAAGGGTTTGGATAGTCTTGGAGTAAAATATGAAAAGATCAATATTCCTTATGGCGAACACCATCTAAATGCAATTTATTATCCAGGGCCAGCAGGTGCAGATAAAAAACCTTTGATTGTTTTTGTTGGAGGTTTTGATTCCACTTTGGAAGAATTATATTTTACCATTGTACGAGCTGCCTATGAAAGAGGATTTAGCGTACTTACATACGAAGGACCAGGCCAAGGTTCTGTTTTAAGAAAACAAAATTTAGGTTTTACTCCGGAATGGGAAAAACCCACGAAAGCGGTATTAGATACTTTCTTAGCTTCTCATCCAAAACCTTCTAAAACTGTTTTGGTCGGGATGAGTTTGGGAGGATATCTTGCTCCTCGCGCAGCCGCTTTCGATAAGAGGATTGATGGAGTGGTTGCTTACGACGTTTTATATGATTTCGGAGAAGTAGCAGAACGCACAGTTCCAGGAATCGTACTTTGGTTGGAAAAACAGAATTATAATAATCTAATTGAGTTTCTTGTTAAGATTAAATCTTCTTTTTCCCCAAGTTTTTCTTGGGGAGTAAAAAATGGAAAATGGACTATGAAAACCGCAAACTCAGGTGAAACCTTGAAATCTTTTAGGAATTTCACTTTGGAGTCTTCTGCAGAGAAAATAACCCAAGACGTTCTGATCTTTGCGGCGACCGAGGATCATTTTATTCCACTTAAACAAGTCGAAGATTTTAAACGTAAATTGACGAATGCAAAAAGTGTTACTTCAGTAATCTATGATCGGGCATCCGGAGGAGCGGAACATTGTCAATTGGGGGCTCAGGCTTTATGGCAGGCGGACTTTTTTGATTGGATGAAAAGATTCGAAAAGAAATGA
- a CDS encoding carboxyl transferase domain-containing protein → MIPTRKPEPDSFTQGILSIPEIDSVIKELKVLNPRRSEKKEILPERKGILKKVLIANRGEIAKRFFLALREEGIRSVAVVTDPDREQSWYESADEIIYIGSSDKYTNSQTIIAAALLSDANAVYPGYGFLSEDFKFVESLEEASLIYKKNIIFMGPKASVMRKVGNKLDARKLALENGIPLLLGSGPITGGEEIAIQEAERIGYPIMIKLDSGGGGKGMVIVRNSKELVPAIESAVRIGLQSYGNGTFFFEKYVERPAHFEVQIFNSTAVGIRKCAVQRRNQKVVEESGETFLDDRTLLQLLSSAEKIAHISGYSEGCAAGTVEFLLDCETGNFGFLEMNTRLQVEYPVTDQSLGIDLAKWQILFFDGREQEIPYDSVIRRRFSDRNHSIQCRIYAEDPFQNYSPSPGKIKDIELPTFNGVRCDFGFRKGDRVLGDYDPMIGKLITTGTTREEALLRMERALSDLYIRGITTNIEQLIKLVRHDLFRSGEYDNLILSNNEELTKAEKESEEEGAIICSLAESVFITEINLKRSFRDRDLPKLLHSQESEYSLYEFELKSETKTYKTRLFRTSISSYRILLNGKDFGTIGVSLSGELGEEFLIDFEGRTIPVRVDRRPSFHLVRFPDKQGKLRYLRFSIISKDKKNNTSNEGILRSPFQGTFVKICNNPLTNETWKEGEIIEEGDPILVISAMKMETVLTAPVGGKLGYLLEHGDRNKLVRGMTASGMVLGKGLSEGEILAKIETEQKSETKKELENHNSSGESIWEIWPSIETDTELKLPSIQKTSGSDLRILLKSWILGTFREQDAAEKIDSILSNFEFAKLSDSENRLWGNFYIELLKFHVLVRRIFSSDPGTKFSHYGEIQRALSEWDTEGYNPPKTTKKLLSNAFHYYGIKPWNPLRRTKSQKDAFIFLVKAYANLREGKELTAKLLEILSIYAPPTPSIDLALNGILYLEEREKESSLEKTVRRILNSRGNRPQKFKGGDATISRKHVFDYVRFLKSPWSSVSEERSEILEEKFKRSFSENLPLIPENFDESLTSQIRKKLEYWQTQGSIKRLFSPTPGHFLYFLETGKEKQYILFSTLSAKPGTQTSRFDLETTAKIGACILQGSQIFKKLDIFRLEVLVSGFKVKFDPGSNEEDIFNYNNIMESAGSVLRFFLHGLYSQFTMDFLPENTEKTVTLSFFFKDGKLRMDIAHPNDPRFPYCIGTDPKDLTVFQKGKWPLECWVSEVFDADSTQEITIPSIDGLLRKNPKTGKEEIYSPGAKIFEGKIGGKPALCFFKDSRVAGGATGDLEGRKYIAAAYYAYRKDLPLYIWNDGAGANIKEGMVSLNRAAEGFFMNSLLGAGTKASEFRAAIESHSDPILKEVCSETEKKYGSEFRKYNSEDKPNLCFTVAVGTGSSTGLDVYGSSQASLQVLLNEDESYRVLTGSSVIESVTGEKFTNYEIGGAKIMGQATGTVDFVANDKIQLIWIIRRIQDSLLGCKLPPKEKSQRAISENWNVLDENDLIHHSESGFFLPIKENYSGSGSLVSGFIRLGQTSVLSMGPRTNDGFHSLPCIIKAKESVRIAEKTSASLLLVYGSKWFRSSHLDDYDSLRPRRDFQKSLQNFKGACLHFVKNPEGLRVSELTSSADVWLLLEPNEKSKTSAHKEFSNKKRWATFTSKNESEAYEIIKKFFHLLNHRKVENSPTSKTEIKLPKEITVSYDMKEEIVHKILDENTFLEFGEWDPGSSLITGLGRIQGRTIAIIADQPKGGGSPDAPGTEKFRVFTEFANKHSIPLLMISDAPGFVPGTKQERARIQQIGGESLDVNVLSEIPVVSIILRQNYGGRQIHAFSGFLRPGIAYYSLAEATLAVMGGNSAFDLFQGAKVSALRKEGNIQEIESIQKEFFESFTKKSRADFDAKNTGVLDGTFGSVSELREVLKTGLEEADLKLSHWRKNKNKYSEGEVYLSTSNSGEDWKDLILP, encoded by the coding sequence ATGATACCAACAAGAAAACCAGAGCCAGATTCATTTACCCAAGGAATATTAAGTATTCCTGAAATAGATTCAGTTATAAAAGAATTAAAAGTCCTAAATCCGAGACGCTCCGAAAAGAAAGAAATTTTACCGGAAAGAAAAGGTATCCTTAAAAAAGTACTGATCGCAAACAGAGGAGAGATAGCAAAAAGATTTTTTTTAGCCTTAAGAGAAGAAGGTATTCGTTCTGTTGCTGTAGTAACAGACCCGGACCGAGAACAATCCTGGTATGAATCCGCAGATGAGATCATATATATAGGAAGTTCAGATAAATATACAAACTCGCAAACGATCATAGCTGCGGCTTTACTATCTGATGCAAATGCAGTTTATCCCGGATATGGATTTTTGTCAGAAGATTTCAAATTTGTAGAATCTTTAGAGGAAGCTTCTCTAATATATAAAAAGAATATAATATTTATGGGCCCCAAAGCTTCAGTGATGAGGAAAGTAGGGAACAAACTGGATGCTAGAAAATTAGCATTAGAGAATGGTATCCCTCTCTTATTAGGAAGCGGGCCAATCACTGGCGGAGAAGAGATAGCAATCCAAGAAGCAGAAAGGATCGGCTATCCCATCATGATCAAATTGGACAGTGGCGGTGGCGGAAAAGGAATGGTCATCGTAAGAAATTCCAAAGAACTAGTTCCCGCAATTGAAAGTGCAGTTCGGATCGGTCTCCAATCTTATGGAAACGGAACCTTCTTCTTTGAAAAATATGTAGAGAGACCTGCTCACTTTGAAGTACAAATTTTCAACTCCACCGCAGTCGGAATTCGAAAATGTGCAGTACAAAGAAGGAATCAAAAAGTCGTAGAAGAAAGCGGAGAAACTTTTTTAGACGATAGAACATTATTACAATTATTATCTTCGGCTGAAAAGATCGCTCATATCTCAGGTTACTCCGAAGGATGCGCCGCTGGAACTGTGGAATTCCTACTAGATTGTGAAACAGGCAATTTCGGATTTTTAGAAATGAATACCAGATTGCAGGTAGAATATCCTGTGACTGATCAATCTCTCGGGATAGATCTAGCAAAATGGCAAATTCTATTTTTTGACGGAAGAGAACAAGAGATACCTTACGACTCAGTAATCAGAAGAAGATTCTCAGATAGAAATCATTCTATCCAATGCAGAATATATGCAGAAGATCCTTTTCAAAATTATTCACCTTCTCCAGGAAAAATAAAAGATATAGAGCTGCCTACATTCAACGGAGTACGTTGTGATTTCGGATTCAGAAAAGGTGATAGAGTATTAGGCGATTACGATCCTATGATCGGAAAATTAATCACTACAGGAACCACAAGAGAAGAGGCGCTCCTGAGAATGGAAAGAGCGCTTTCTGATCTATATATCCGCGGTATCACTACAAATATTGAACAATTAATTAAACTGGTCAGACATGATCTATTTCGTTCAGGAGAATATGATAATTTAATTTTATCTAATAATGAAGAACTTACAAAAGCGGAGAAGGAATCAGAAGAAGAAGGTGCAATCATCTGCTCTCTTGCCGAATCTGTTTTTATAACAGAAATCAATCTTAAAAGATCTTTCAGAGATCGAGATCTTCCTAAACTACTTCATTCACAAGAATCTGAATATTCCCTTTACGAATTTGAATTAAAATCGGAAACAAAAACTTATAAGACACGTTTATTCAGAACTTCTATTTCAAGTTATAGAATTTTACTAAATGGAAAAGACTTCGGAACCATCGGAGTTTCTCTAAGCGGAGAATTAGGAGAAGAATTTTTAATAGACTTTGAAGGTAGAACAATCCCGGTACGAGTGGATCGTAGACCTTCATTCCATTTAGTAAGATTTCCAGACAAACAAGGAAAACTCAGATATTTAAGATTCTCTATTATTTCCAAAGACAAAAAGAATAATACATCCAACGAAGGAATATTACGTTCTCCTTTCCAAGGAACATTCGTAAAGATCTGCAATAACCCGCTAACGAATGAAACATGGAAAGAAGGAGAAATTATCGAAGAAGGAGATCCTATCTTAGTTATTTCCGCAATGAAAATGGAAACTGTGCTTACTGCACCCGTAGGCGGAAAACTTGGCTATCTATTAGAACACGGAGATAGGAACAAATTAGTCAGAGGAATGACTGCTTCCGGGATGGTTCTTGGAAAAGGACTGAGCGAAGGAGAAATACTCGCCAAAATAGAAACAGAACAGAAATCCGAGACAAAGAAAGAATTAGAAAATCATAATTCTTCCGGAGAATCTATCTGGGAAATCTGGCCTTCTATCGAAACAGATACTGAACTAAAACTTCCATCAATCCAAAAAACTTCAGGCTCAGATCTAAGGATTTTATTAAAGTCCTGGATATTAGGGACTTTCAGAGAACAAGACGCAGCAGAAAAAATAGATTCTATACTTTCTAATTTCGAATTTGCAAAACTTTCAGATTCTGAAAATCGACTTTGGGGAAATTTCTATATAGAACTTTTGAAATTCCATGTACTCGTAAGAAGAATATTTTCCTCCGATCCTGGTACAAAATTCTCTCATTATGGAGAAATACAAAGAGCACTTTCAGAATGGGATACAGAAGGATATAATCCACCAAAGACTACAAAAAAACTTTTATCAAATGCATTTCATTATTATGGAATAAAACCTTGGAATCCTCTTAGAAGGACTAAGAGCCAAAAAGATGCATTTATATTTTTAGTAAAAGCCTATGCGAATCTGAGAGAAGGAAAAGAGCTTACCGCAAAACTTTTGGAAATACTTTCCATTTACGCTCCACCTACTCCTTCTATTGATCTTGCATTAAACGGGATCTTGTATCTGGAAGAAAGAGAGAAGGAAAGCTCACTCGAAAAAACAGTCAGAAGAATATTAAACTCGAGAGGAAATCGTCCTCAAAAGTTTAAAGGAGGAGACGCGACCATTTCCAGAAAACATGTATTCGACTATGTACGTTTTCTGAAATCACCTTGGTCCTCCGTCTCCGAAGAAAGATCCGAAATCTTAGAAGAAAAATTCAAAAGATCATTTTCTGAAAACTTACCATTGATCCCAGAAAACTTTGATGAATCCCTCACATCTCAAATAAGAAAAAAACTGGAGTATTGGCAAACCCAAGGAAGTATCAAAAGATTATTCTCCCCTACTCCAGGACATTTTTTATATTTTCTGGAGACCGGAAAAGAAAAACAATATATACTCTTCTCCACTTTAAGTGCAAAACCTGGAACACAAACTTCTAGATTTGATCTGGAAACTACTGCAAAAATAGGAGCATGTATTTTACAAGGCTCTCAAATATTCAAAAAATTAGATATTTTTAGATTAGAAGTTCTTGTTTCCGGGTTTAAAGTAAAATTCGATCCGGGATCTAACGAAGAAGATATATTCAATTATAATAATATAATGGAATCAGCAGGTTCTGTTCTTCGTTTCTTTTTACATGGATTGTATAGCCAATTCACAATGGATTTCCTTCCGGAAAACACTGAAAAGACAGTTACACTTTCCTTCTTCTTTAAAGATGGAAAGCTTAGAATGGATATTGCTCATCCTAATGATCCAAGATTCCCTTATTGTATAGGAACAGATCCAAAGGACCTGACAGTTTTCCAAAAAGGAAAATGGCCCTTGGAATGCTGGGTCTCTGAGGTATTTGATGCGGATTCCACTCAGGAAATCACAATTCCTAGTATAGACGGACTTCTTAGAAAAAATCCTAAAACAGGCAAAGAAGAGATCTATTCTCCAGGTGCGAAAATATTCGAAGGAAAGATTGGCGGAAAACCTGCATTATGTTTTTTTAAAGATTCCAGAGTTGCAGGTGGAGCCACAGGAGATTTAGAAGGAAGAAAATATATAGCGGCAGCGTACTATGCTTATAGAAAAGATCTTCCTTTATATATTTGGAACGATGGAGCCGGAGCTAATATCAAAGAAGGAATGGTTTCTTTGAACAGAGCTGCAGAAGGATTTTTCATGAATTCACTTTTAGGAGCGGGCACCAAGGCATCAGAATTTAGAGCAGCAATTGAATCACATTCAGATCCAATCTTAAAGGAAGTATGTTCCGAAACTGAAAAAAAATACGGATCAGAATTCAGAAAATATAACTCTGAAGATAAACCCAATCTATGTTTCACTGTCGCAGTCGGAACGGGCTCATCAACTGGTTTGGATGTGTATGGCTCTTCCCAAGCATCTTTACAAGTTCTCTTAAATGAAGACGAATCTTATAGAGTTCTTACAGGATCTTCTGTGATTGAATCAGTGACAGGTGAGAAGTTCACCAATTACGAGATTGGTGGCGCTAAAATTATGGGGCAAGCTACTGGTACTGTGGATTTTGTTGCTAATGATAAGATCCAGCTCATTTGGATCATCAGAAGAATTCAGGACTCTTTATTGGGATGTAAACTTCCTCCAAAAGAAAAAAGCCAAAGAGCCATATCAGAAAATTGGAATGTTTTAGATGAAAACGACCTGATTCATCATTCCGAAAGTGGATTCTTTTTACCAATAAAAGAAAATTATTCAGGTTCAGGATCCTTAGTTTCCGGATTTATTCGATTGGGACAAACATCTGTGCTTTCCATGGGACCAAGAACCAACGACGGATTTCATTCTCTTCCATGCATTATCAAAGCAAAAGAATCTGTTCGGATCGCAGAGAAAACAAGCGCAAGTTTACTTTTAGTTTATGGAAGTAAATGGTTCAGAAGTTCCCATTTGGATGATTATGATTCTCTTAGACCAAGAAGAGACTTTCAAAAATCATTACAAAATTTCAAAGGGGCTTGTTTACATTTTGTTAAAAATCCTGAAGGACTTAGAGTCTCAGAACTCACTTCGAGTGCAGATGTATGGTTACTCTTAGAACCCAATGAAAAAAGTAAAACGTCCGCTCATAAAGAATTTTCGAATAAAAAAAGGTGGGCAACATTCACTTCTAAAAACGAATCAGAAGCTTACGAGATAATCAAAAAATTCTTCCATTTACTAAATCATAGAAAAGTTGAAAACTCTCCAACTAGCAAAACTGAGATCAAACTTCCGAAAGAAATTACAGTTTCCTATGATATGAAGGAAGAGATTGTTCATAAAATTTTGGATGAGAATACTTTCTTAGAATTTGGAGAATGGGACCCAGGTTCTAGTTTGATCACAGGACTCGGAAGAATACAAGGAAGAACAATTGCGATAATCGCAGACCAACCTAAAGGAGGAGGCTCTCCTGACGCACCAGGCACTGAAAAATTCAGAGTATTCACTGAGTTTGCAAATAAACACTCCATACCTTTATTAATGATTTCTGATGCTCCAGGTTTTGTTCCAGGAACAAAACAAGAAAGAGCAAGGATACAACAAATCGGCGGTGAATCCTTGGATGTAAACGTTCTTTCAGAGATTCCAGTAGTTTCTATCATCTTAAGACAGAATTATGGTGGAAGACAGATCCATGCATTCAGCGGATTCTTAAGACCTGGAATTGCTTACTATTCTTTAGCAGAAGCCACTCTTGCAGTGATGGGAGGCAACTCTGCATTTGATCTATTCCAAGGAGCAAAAGTTTCAGCCCTCAGAAAAGAAGGGAACATTCAAGAAATTGAATCTATCCAAAAAGAATTTTTTGAATCCTTCACTAAAAAATCCAGAGCAGATTTTGATGCAAAGAATACTGGAGTTTTAGATGGAACGTTCGGATCTGTTTCCGAATTAAGAGAAGTTTTAAAAACAGGTTTAGAAGAAGCAGACCTGAAACTTTCTCATTGGAGAAAAAATAAGAACAAATATTCCGAAGGTGAAGTATATCTCAGTACTTCTAACTCAGGAGAAGATTGGAAAGATCTAATCTTACCTTAG